A DNA window from Thermococcus sp. 4557 contains the following coding sequences:
- a CDS encoding energy-coupling factor transporter transmembrane protein EcfT yields MIYPFYTEKSSPLHSLDPRVKIIGTIAGIAAIMLYNDPKILIPLFFAFLLVGRLLGGVEIREQIKLLKPLLPIVIITLVVWPIIYEPRLRGLLFGVSFAMRLLTFALITFLLLMTTTQRDLILGFVRLGMPYEFGLTISIALRYIPTLYVLSRNITDAQRSRGWEVEKGNFLVRAKKMTAVLIPLLVASLKTAHELSIALESRALGAGKKRTFLYDIEMKGRDYAATAIILILFGLALYVRYGLGFGHVSIYG; encoded by the coding sequence ATGATATACCCATTCTACACGGAGAAGAGCTCTCCGCTGCACTCCCTCGACCCCAGGGTCAAGATAATCGGAACCATCGCCGGGATAGCGGCGATTATGCTGTACAACGACCCCAAAATCCTGATACCCCTGTTCTTCGCTTTCCTGCTCGTCGGAAGGCTTCTCGGCGGGGTGGAGATACGGGAGCAGATAAAGCTCCTCAAGCCCCTCCTGCCGATAGTCATCATAACCCTCGTGGTGTGGCCGATTATCTACGAGCCGAGGCTCAGGGGGCTGCTCTTCGGAGTTTCTTTCGCCATGAGACTCCTTACGTTTGCGCTGATAACGTTCCTCCTGCTGATGACGACAACCCAGCGCGACCTGATACTGGGTTTCGTAAGGCTGGGCATGCCCTACGAGTTCGGCCTGACAATCTCAATAGCCCTCCGCTACATTCCGACACTCTACGTGCTGTCCAGGAACATAACCGATGCCCAGAGGAGCCGCGGCTGGGAAGTCGAGAAGGGGAATTTCCTGGTGAGGGCAAAGAAGATGACCGCCGTTCTCATCCCCCTGCTCGTTGCCTCCCTCAAAACCGCCCACGAGCTGAGCATAGCACTTGAGAGCAGGGCGCTCGGGGCGGGCAAAAAGAGAACGTTCCTCTACGATATCGAGATGAAGGGCAGGGACTACGCGGCCACTGCAATCATATTAATCCTCTTCGGACTGGCGCTCTACGTCCGCTACGGCCTGGGATTCGGCCACGTGAGCATATACGGCTAG
- a CDS encoding DUF63 family protein translates to MLESLWNELWGFMYKYFWEPMFTRSGYNPINTLVYALMLGLGAIYTYRYILKPLKIKIDKTLFMAVTLMVVFGSTVRALVDGGILPQNPLILTPGIFFTTFFIMLPAIVLDAKLKTYPKLTFGWGALLALWANYLLITHAKSWEPYGLTLLHTFVSWIPALLIYRYRPFDKLYLYAVLAHLYDMGSTVVAIHFYGYREVHWLENILVQHFGAYFYYPWITFILVIVYYGLQKLVDDEEERRLWYLMVYVLGLGPAIRDPAQLVLQIGG, encoded by the coding sequence ATGCTGGAATCACTGTGGAACGAACTGTGGGGTTTCATGTACAAATACTTCTGGGAGCCGATGTTCACCAGGAGCGGCTACAACCCGATAAACACGCTCGTGTATGCACTCATGCTCGGCCTCGGGGCCATATATACATATAGGTATATACTGAAACCCCTCAAGATCAAAATCGACAAGACACTTTTTATGGCGGTTACACTGATGGTCGTCTTCGGATCCACCGTGAGGGCCCTCGTCGATGGAGGCATACTCCCCCAGAATCCCCTGATACTCACGCCGGGAATTTTCTTCACCACGTTCTTCATAATGCTGCCCGCCATAGTTCTGGACGCAAAGCTGAAAACCTACCCGAAGCTGACCTTCGGCTGGGGAGCACTCCTGGCACTGTGGGCGAACTATTTGCTGATCACCCACGCAAAGAGCTGGGAGCCCTACGGGCTGACGCTCCTTCACACCTTCGTCTCCTGGATACCCGCGCTGCTGATATACAGGTACAGGCCCTTCGATAAGCTCTACCTCTACGCGGTTTTAGCGCACCTCTACGACATGGGATCAACGGTCGTTGCCATACACTTCTACGGCTACCGCGAGGTTCACTGGCTTGAGAACATCCTGGTCCAGCACTTTGGAGCGTACTTCTACTACCCGTGGATAACCTTCATCCTCGTGATAGTCTACTACGGTCTCCAGAAGCTCGTAGATGATGAAGAGGAAAGAAGGCTCTGGTATCTCATGGTTTACGTTCTCGGTCTGGGGCCGGCCATCAGGGACCCGGCCCAGCTGGTGCTCCAGATAGGGGGCTGA
- a CDS encoding energy-coupling factor ABC transporter ATP-binding protein, with protein sequence MLRVENVWHVYETGREALKGVSFEMGEEIVALVGPNGSGKTTLAKHLNGLLKPTRGRVTVDGMDTREHTVAELSTKVGYVFQNPEHMFFEENVFREVAFGPRNLGLSEEEIEEMVRWALRAVNLEGYLERTPYSMSGGEKQRLAIACVLAMKPKYLILDEPTTGLDARSSSSVVDAVRKLRSEGHGILLITHDMDLVLELAERVLLLHDGRKVFDGPVEEFFSLDLHDFGLEKPELLRISEGAGVGFVRSVRELVDALAGGAV encoded by the coding sequence ATGCTGAGGGTGGAAAACGTCTGGCACGTCTATGAGACCGGTAGGGAAGCCCTGAAGGGCGTAAGCTTCGAGATGGGGGAGGAAATAGTCGCGTTAGTTGGCCCCAACGGGAGCGGAAAAACCACCCTCGCGAAGCACCTCAACGGCCTCCTGAAGCCCACGCGGGGCAGGGTGACGGTGGACGGTATGGACACGCGCGAACACACCGTCGCCGAGCTGAGCACGAAGGTGGGCTACGTCTTTCAGAACCCCGAGCACATGTTCTTCGAGGAGAACGTGTTCCGCGAGGTTGCCTTCGGGCCGCGGAACCTCGGGCTGAGCGAGGAGGAGATTGAAGAGATGGTTCGGTGGGCGCTGAGGGCGGTCAATCTGGAGGGCTACTTGGAGAGGACACCGTACTCGATGAGCGGCGGCGAGAAGCAGAGGCTGGCGATAGCCTGCGTTCTGGCGATGAAGCCGAAGTACCTCATCCTGGACGAACCAACGACCGGGCTGGACGCGAGGAGTTCCTCCAGTGTCGTCGATGCCGTGAGAAAGCTCCGCTCCGAAGGGCACGGGATACTGCTCATAACCCACGATATGGACCTGGTTCTGGAGCTGGCCGAGAGGGTCCTCCTGCTGCACGACGGCAGAAAGGTCTTCGATGGCCCAGTGGAGGAGTTCTTCTCGCTTGATCTTCATGATTTCGGACTCGAGAAGCCCGAACTTCTCAGGATAAGCGAGGGCGCGGGAGTGGGCTTTGTGAGAAGCGTTCGTGAGCTGGTCGATGCCCTGGCGGGTGGTGCGGTATGA